TTgtgaacacaaagcaaaaacagatgAACAAAGCTGATGAACCTTCTGTGCCAAAGCACGGCGAGCCAGAAGGTTTTCCAAAATGTTTGCTGGTGGTTGTTAGTTTGCTTCGTTCTTTGAAGCCTCATCAAAGTTTTCAACGAGATCTGAAAATGGAAAAGGGAGAATAGAGAGTTGTGTATAGAAGatcaagacaaaaaaacaaaaacgttgcCCAAGTAAGAATAAGCCCATAGACTTAGAATTGGTGGCAGAAGCCTGCCTTACACTCATATCCACATATGTTACTAAACATTTTAAACCAAATAAGGGGACATATATCCCATGTGATCAAGTCCAGGACAGACAGACTTGAATGTGATGGTTATATTTTCTTACCTGGAACTTCATCGTCCTCCTCTTCAGCAGCAACCATGGGAGCTTTGTTGTCTCCTGGTGTTTAAGAATGCAGGGAAGGAGGAAGACAGAAAGATGTTGAGAGAAAGAATTCAAATCTACTGCAAACAAACAGGTCAAGAAAAGAGCACTGTGGGCACCTGGTTTAGGCAGATTCTCTGCTAATCTCCGGAGGCTGGTGAGACTGTCAGCTCCCAGCTGGTTTAGGATTCCCGGGAGCATCTCTGTGAGCTGTTTGTTCTCAGCGTGTCCTGTGATTGTAAAAGTGTTGGCAGCCAAGGAGGCCTGAACCTTTGGGTTATTAAAGTGGATCACTGTCCCATGGTTTGTGAACATATTCACCTGAAGTGGTGGTGGGGTGGGGAGTGGGGGAAGAAAACAGTTTAAGCTAAGTGTAAAAGAAGACAATGCACAGTCCAAACACCCTTTTCCAACCATCTCTCGGGTCCTCTTCAGCTGACAACAACTGGT
This region of Pelmatolapia mariae isolate MD_Pm_ZW linkage group LG12, Pm_UMD_F_2, whole genome shotgun sequence genomic DNA includes:
- the LOC134638600 gene encoding transcription factor BTF3-like; this encodes MKESIMNQEKLAKLQAQVRIGGKGSARRKKKVVHRTATADDKKLQFSLKKLGVNNISGIEEVNMFTNHGTVIHFNNPKVQASLAANTFTITGHAENKQLTEMLPGILNQLGADSLTSLRRLAENLPKPGDNKAPMVAAEEEDDEVPDLVENFDEASKNEAN